In the genome of Chrysiogenia bacterium, the window GCGCTATTCCTTCGGCGTGAGCAAATCCGCCGAAGCGATCGAAAAAGCCGTTTCGAAGGTGCTGGCCGAGGGCTATCGCACCGCCGACATCGCCGAGCCCGGCGCGAAGATCGTGGGCACCAAAGAAATCGGTAAAGCCCTCGTCGACGCCATCTGATCAAGTCTTGCCAACTCTCCCGATGACAGGGATACAAGCCAAAGGTTAAGGAGTACATGAAGAAGGAAAGCTACAACGTCGCCGTCGCCGGTGCCACGGGAGCCGTGGGCCGCCAAATGCTGCAGGTGCTCGAGGAGAGGAATTTCCCCGTGGCCACTTTGAAGCCGCTCGCTTCGTCCCGCTCGGCCGGGACCACCGTCGAGTTCAAGGGCAAGGAAGTGACCGTGCAGGAGCTCACTGCCAATAGTTTTGACGACGTGGACGTGGCCCTCTTCTCTCCGGGCGGCGCTGTGAGCCAGGAGTTTGCTCCCATCGCGGGCAAGGCCGGCGCGGTCGTCATCGACAACACGAGCGCTTTCCGCATGGACCCGGATGTGCCGCTCGTCGTGCCGGAGGTCAATCCCGGCGCAATTGCCGGCTATACCAAGCGCAACATCATCGCCAACCCCAACTGCTCGACGATCCAGATGGTCGTGGCCCTCAAGCCGCTCCACGACGCCGCAAAGATCAAGCGCGTGATCGTCTCCACCTACCAGAGCGTCTCTGGCGCGGGGCAGAAGGGGATTGAGGAACTCTCAAACCAGACGAAGGATCTGCTGGCCATGAAGGAAGTGAAGTGTGAGAAGTTCGCGCACCGCATCGCCTTCAACTGCCTGCCGCACATCGATGTCTTCCAGGAAAATGGTTACACCAAGGAAGAGATGAAGATGACGCTGGAGACCAAGAAGATCCTGGGCGATGAGTCGGTGATCGTCTCCGCCACGGCGGTTCGCGTGCCCGTCTTCTACAGCCACTCGGAGTCGATCACCATCGAGACCGAGAAGAAGCTCACCGCCGATCAGGTGCGCGAGATTCTCTCGAAAGCGCCGGGCGTGATCGTCCAGGACGATCCGGCCAACAACGTCTACCCGCTCGCCAGTGAGGCGGCCGGCCACGACGAGACCTACGTAGGTCGCATCCGCGAGGACCTGGCCTTCGAAAACGGCATCACCATGTGGGTGGTGGCCGACAACATCCGCAAGGGCGCGGCTACCAACGCGGTGCAGATCGCCGAGCGGCTGATTCAGGATTACCTGTGAGCTTTGAACTCGCACCAGGAACGGGCGGCCACGAGGCCGCCCGTTTGTTATGGGCCGGGATTTTCCCGCGCCGGGCTATC includes:
- a CDS encoding aspartate-semialdehyde dehydrogenase, with translation MKKESYNVAVAGATGAVGRQMLQVLEERNFPVATLKPLASSRSAGTTVEFKGKEVTVQELTANSFDDVDVALFSPGGAVSQEFAPIAGKAGAVVIDNTSAFRMDPDVPLVVPEVNPGAIAGYTKRNIIANPNCSTIQMVVALKPLHDAAKIKRVIVSTYQSVSGAGQKGIEELSNQTKDLLAMKEVKCEKFAHRIAFNCLPHIDVFQENGYTKEEMKMTLETKKILGDESVIVSATAVRVPVFYSHSESITIETEKKLTADQVREILSKAPGVIVQDDPANNVYPLASEAAGHDETYVGRIREDLAFENGITMWVVADNIRKGAATNAVQIAERLIQDYL